The proteins below come from a single Micropterus dolomieu isolate WLL.071019.BEF.003 ecotype Adirondacks linkage group LG05, ASM2129224v1, whole genome shotgun sequence genomic window:
- the mindy4 gene encoding probable ubiquitin carboxyl-terminal hydrolase MINDY-4 isoform X1: MAVSVEEVSSSLVREYLSRKGLKRTIACMDEEHPRTEASINNRSHLMQILNIEGLYRKNKMQYSPLKTLLEIIVKHHIKDLDNGQITSSESDSLQSIGSSVNSPAAPPTVMNDTEAEDSATAFLSSKKIKSRSDVEEIWPSQHIHTSLPETDRLSSQNQSGFWAYDSEEQKGQPLVASLQDNEGCVRREPEKKTESTQRSRSNRIRRGMMAGPIASTPQESNKKRHNRRQEALQPLLRKEDEKRQLTDGLLVTGLHQKSLKSSLTEISSAKCSVGGQQALRSAPERMQRENTFEKVGHDVLKTKKVKSLPRSNVGDLDVSEMVLDDIDDDDDFRELLKASFQRTIAEHSYAGRPMDQHTAVELKMILLGSSLNCFSVEWRNQSFTFSETHDLRYGIVQKKGGPCGVLASIQSFVLKKLLFENIQSSDTGLQRLRPSNTARRKCLVLAASEILWRAGEEKQATVAINSGRNHFTPTGHYKSEGVLEKITCFTVDNIKDLQLILEQHIEQFETEELGCMLLTISAVLSRSVEKVREDMDVPTNTLIGAHGYCTQELVNLLLCGRAVSNVFDNDMELDSGNGNLTLLKGIKGHCDIGLLSLFEHYNICKVGAYLKTPRYPIWVVCSESHFSVLFGLQRELLTNQDSCLEFDLYYYDGLANQQEEICLTVSVGKSALSCQDIDTDLIPPLEHCIRTRWKDALVNWNETEPIL; encoded by the exons ATGGCCGTTTCAGTTGAAGAGGTTTCTTCGTCCCTTGTACGGGAATATCTGAGTCGAAAG GGTCTCAAGAGGACAATTGCCTGTATGGATGAGGAGCATCCGCGCACAGAGGCCAGTATCAACAACAGATCACACTTGATGCAGATTCTCAACATTGAGGGACTCTATAGAAAGAATAAG ATGCAGTACTCCCCCCTGAAAACATTACTGGAGATTATTGTAAAGCATCACATCAAGGACCTTGATAATGGCCAGATCACCAGCAGTGAAAGTGATTCTCTGCAGTCTATCGGCTCCAGTGTTAATTCTCCTGCAGCCCCGCCAACAGTGATGAACGACACAGAGGCAGAGGATAGCGCAACAGCTTTTCTTAGTagcaaaaaaatcaaatcaag GTCTGATGTAGAAGAAATCTGGCCATCTCAGCATATACACACGTCATTGCCTGAGACCGACAGACTATCCAGTCAGAATCAGTCTGGTTTCTGGGCTTATGACTCAGAAGAGCAAAAAGGCCAGCCACTCGTGGCTTCTCTCCAGGACAATGAGGGCTGCGTCAGAAGAGAACcagaaaaaaagactgaaagcaCCCAAAGGAGCAGAAGTAATCGAATTAGACGTGGCATGATGGCTGGACCGATAGCTAGCACGCCTCAG GAATCAAACAAGAAAAGGCACAATCGCAGGCAAGAAGCGCTTCAGCCACTGCTCAGAAAAGAAGATGAAAAAAGACAGTTAACGGATGGACTTTTAGTAACTGGCTTACAtcaaaaaagcttaaaaagcaGCCTAACTGAAATCAGCTCAGCTAAGTGTAGCGTAGGAGGGCAACAGGCATTGCGGAGTGCACCAGAGAGAATGCAGAGGGAAAACACCTTTGAAAAAGTGGGACACGACGTACTGAAgactaaaaa AGTAAAGTCTTTGCCCAGGTCAAATGTGGGTGATTTGGATGTGTCTGAGATGGTTTTAG ATGacattgatgatgatgacgatttCCGAGAACTCTTGAAAGCTTCCTTTCAGAGAACCATCGCAGAGCACAGCTATGCTGGCCGCCCGATGGACCAACACACTGCTGTG gaaTTGAAAATGATTCTTCTTGGTTCCAGCCTAAATTGTTTTAGTGTTGAGTGGAGGAATCAGAGTTTCACATTCTCAGAAACGCATGACCTGAGATACGGAATTGTGCAGAAAAAG GGTGGTCCTTGTGGCGTTCTGGCATCCATCCAATCCTTTGTTCTAAAGAAACTTCTGTTTGAAAACATCCAAAGCAGTGATACAGGCCTTCA GAGGTTAAGACCTTCCAACACTGCCAGAAGAAAGTGTCTTGTTTTAGCTGCGTCTGAAATCCTGTGGCGGGCTGGTGAGGAAAAACAAGCCACAGTTGCAAT aaattcaGGGAGAAATCATTTCACCCCAACTGGACACTACAAATCTGAAGGAGTGCTTGAAAAG ATAACATGTTTTACGGTGGATAACATCAAGGACCTGCAGTTGATTCTGGAGCAGCATATTGAGCAG TTTGAGACTGAGGAGTTAGGATGCATGCTGTTGACCATATCTGCTGTTCTCTCTCGATCCGTTGAAAA AGTAAGGGAGGATATGGATGTGCCCACCAACACGCTCATCGGAGCCCATGGCTACTGCACTCAG GAACTGGTCAACCTGTTGCTCTGCGGCAGAGCAGTTTCTAATGTCTTTGACAATGACATGGAGTTGGACTCAGGCAATGGCAACCTGACTCTTCTAAAGGGAATTAAGGGCCACTGTGACATTGGCCTGCTGTCCTTGTTTGAACATTATAACATCTGTAAG GTAGGAGCTTACTTGAAGACTCCCCGTTATCCCATCTGGGTGGTGTGTAGTGAAAGCCACTTCAGCGTGCTGTTTGGCCTGCAGAGGGAGCTGTTGACCAATCAGGACAGCTGTCTGGAGTTTGACCTCTACTATTATGACGGACTGGCCAATCAACAGGAGGAGATCTGCCTCACTGTCT CTGTTGGCAAATCGGCCCTGAGCTGTCAAGATATTGACACCGATCTCATACCCCCACTGGAGCACTGTATCCGAACAAG gtggAAAGATGCATTAGTCAATTGGAATGAAACAGAGCCTATTCTTTGA
- the nexn gene encoding nexilin isoform X2, whose protein sequence is MMTHDEIKELLASSDEEEELKPAKVEKSYVPKITGSVKGKFAEMEKQRQEEERKRMEAERKRREAQDNMEKAKIKKELAKKAAEEGDDTILVRVVPAKSSRPPGRIKVNFEDMEKNREEELQKKAEEEKMRRYDENKRSFRDAKRLSVVQQEEEEKPSEKALVTPGKLKLTFEELEKERQEKRKKQAEEEAKRRLIEEKKAFEEARLGMGEDKEDTQAAQEDKEEYRPGKLRLSFEEVERQRVEEERKKAEEEAKKRMVEERRAFAEARKSMLVDEDDEVLMALLNLEGSKPGKICASFEELERQRREEEQKKAEEEAKKRLEEEKRLFVEARKNMSPGLDQERSAYGDETALDEEEAMVKSESQEALHPRKLEINFEELLKEKEQAERRRKAEERKKKMEQEKQEFEQLRQEMGEDEVNESSDVVSNEYEELTKLKRTGSIQAKDLKSKFEKIKQLTEDEIQKKIEMERARRKAIDDEIKEREAERFQEEDDERETTPVRPEESPFKQKVDMRARFQQMAKAREEEERRRIEEQKLQRMQFEQQEIDAALQKKKEDDVEDEGSIINGSAAYEDEEEHARSGAPWFKKPLKNQSVVDSEPVRFTVKITGEPKPEVTWWFEGEMLQDCEDYQYIERGETYCLYLPETFPEDEGEYMCKAVNSRGTAASTCILTIETYDY, encoded by the exons ATGATGACGCATGACGAG ATAAAAGAACTACTCGCTTCCagtgatgaggaagaagagctGAAGCCAGCAAAGGTAGAAAAATCCTACGTCCCCAAAATTACAG GTAGCGTTAAGGGGAAGTTTgcagaaatggaaaaacaaagacaagaggaagaaaggaagaggatggaagcagagaggaagaggagggaagcTCAGGACAACATGGAAAAGGCCAAAATAAAGAAGGAACTGGCCAAGAAAgcagctgag GAAGGAGATGACACAATCCTGGTGCGGGTCGTTCCAGCAAAGTCATCACGACCTCCGGGCAGGATCAAGGTGAACTTTGAAGACATGGAAAAGAATCGAGAGGAGGAACTACAGAAGaaggcagaggaagagaagatGAGACGCTATGATGAAAACAAACGCTCCTTCAGGGATGCTAAGCGGCTCTCGGTTGTTCAACAG gaagaagaagagaagccTTCGGAGAAGGCTCTAGTGACACCTGGAAAGCTGAAGCTGACATTTGAGGAGctggagaaagaaagacaggagaagagaaagaagcagGCTGAAGAGGAAGCCAAACGCCGCCTGATAGAGGAGAAGAAAGCTTTTGAGGAGGCCAGGCTGGGAATG GGAGAAGACAAGGAGGATACTCAAGCAGCTCAGGAAGACAAGGAGGAGTATCGACCTGGAAAACTGCGGTTGAGCTTTGAAGAGGTGGAAAGGCAAAGGGTGGAAGAAGAGCGCAAGAAAGCAGAAGAGGAGGCCAAGAAACGAATggtggaggagagaagagctTTTGCTGAAGCCAGGAAGAGCATG CTTGTAGATGAGGACGATGAGGTGCTAATGGCCTTATTGAACCTGGAGGGCAGTAAGCCCGGGAAGATATGCGCCAGTTTTGAGGAGTTGGAACggcagagaagagaggaagagcagaAGAAGGCAGAGGAAGAGGCCAAGAAGAGACTGGAAGAGGAAAAGAGGCTCTTTGTTGAGGCCCGCAAGAACATG AGCCCTGGCCTGGATCAGGAAAGGTCTGCATATGGAGATGAAACA GCACTAGATGAGGAAGAAGCGATGGTGAAGAGTGAATCTCAAGAAGCACTGCACCCTAGAAAACTGGAGATCAACTTTGAAGAGCTACTGAAAGAGAAGGAGCAGGCTGAGAGGAGACGCAAGGCAGAGGAACGCAAAAAGAAAATGGAACAGGAGAAGCAGGAATTTGAGCAACTCAGACAAGAGATGGGCGAG GATGAAGTGAACGAAAGCTCAGATGTTGTGAGCAATGAGTATGAAGAACTGACCAAGCTCAAGAGGACTGGCTCCATCCAGGCCAAAGACCTCAAGTCCAAATTTGAGAAGATCAAGCAGCTGACTGAAGATGAAATTCAGAAAAAGATTGAGATGGAGAGAGCAAGGAGGAAGGCCATTGATGATGAAATTAAAGAGAGAGAAGCTGAGCGGTTCCAGGAG GAGGATGATGAAAGAGAAACGACTCCAGTGAGGCCAGAGGAGTCACCTTTCAAACAGAAGGTGGACATGCGAGCCAGATTTCAACAAATGGCCAAagccagagaggaggaggagaggaggagaataGAGGAGCAGAAGCTGCAGAGAATGCAGTTTGAGCAGCAAGAGATTGATGCTGCCCTCCAAAAA AAGAAGGAGGATGATGTGGAGGACGAGGGTAGCATCATCAATGGCTCTGCAGCTTATGAAGATGAGGAAGAGCATGCCAGGTCAGGCGCCCCGTGGTTTAAAAAGCCCCTTAAAAATCAATCAGTGGTGGACTCTGAGCCAGTTCGGTTCACCGTTAAGATCACCGGGGAGCCCAAGCCGGAGGTGACGTGGTGGTTTGAAGGAGAGATGCTCCAGGACTGTGAAGACTATCAGTATATAGAGAGAGGAGAGACGTACTGCCTCTACCTGCCAGAGACCTTCCCAGAGGACGAGGGAGAGTACATGTGCAAGGCTGTGAACAGCAGAGGCACTGCAGCAAGTACCTGCATcctcacaatagaaa CTTATGACTACTGA
- the mindy4 gene encoding probable ubiquitin carboxyl-terminal hydrolase MINDY-4 isoform X2: MAVSVEEVSSSLVREYLSRKGLKRTIACMDEEHPRTEASINNRSHLMQILNIEGLYRKNKMQYSPLKTLLEIIVKHHIKDLDNGQITSSESDSLQSIGSSVNSPAAPPTVMNDTEAEDSATAFLSSKKIKSRSDVEEIWPSQHIHTSLPETDRLSSQNQSGFWAYDSEEQKGQPLVASLQDNEGCVRREPEKKTESTQRSRSNRIRRGMMAGPIASTPQESNKKRHNRRQEALQPLLRKEDEKRQLTDGLLVTGLHQKSLKSSLTEISSAKCSVGGQQALRSAPERMQRENTFEKVGHDVLKTKKVKSLPRSNVGDLDVSEMVLDDIDDDDDFRELLKASFQRTIAEHSYAGRPMDQHTAVELKMILLGSSLNCFSVEWRNQSFTFSETHDLRYGIVQKKGGPCGVLASIQSFVLKKLLFENIQSSDTGLQRLRPSNTARRKCLVLAASEILWRAGEEKQATVAINSGRNHFTPTGHYKSEGVLEKITCFTVDNIKDLQLILEQHIEQFETEELGCMLLTISAVLSRSVEKVREDMDVPTNTLIGAHGYCTQELVNLLLCGRAVSNVFDNDMELDSGNGNLTLLKGIKGHCDIGLLSLFEHYNICKELT, encoded by the exons ATGGCCGTTTCAGTTGAAGAGGTTTCTTCGTCCCTTGTACGGGAATATCTGAGTCGAAAG GGTCTCAAGAGGACAATTGCCTGTATGGATGAGGAGCATCCGCGCACAGAGGCCAGTATCAACAACAGATCACACTTGATGCAGATTCTCAACATTGAGGGACTCTATAGAAAGAATAAG ATGCAGTACTCCCCCCTGAAAACATTACTGGAGATTATTGTAAAGCATCACATCAAGGACCTTGATAATGGCCAGATCACCAGCAGTGAAAGTGATTCTCTGCAGTCTATCGGCTCCAGTGTTAATTCTCCTGCAGCCCCGCCAACAGTGATGAACGACACAGAGGCAGAGGATAGCGCAACAGCTTTTCTTAGTagcaaaaaaatcaaatcaag GTCTGATGTAGAAGAAATCTGGCCATCTCAGCATATACACACGTCATTGCCTGAGACCGACAGACTATCCAGTCAGAATCAGTCTGGTTTCTGGGCTTATGACTCAGAAGAGCAAAAAGGCCAGCCACTCGTGGCTTCTCTCCAGGACAATGAGGGCTGCGTCAGAAGAGAACcagaaaaaaagactgaaagcaCCCAAAGGAGCAGAAGTAATCGAATTAGACGTGGCATGATGGCTGGACCGATAGCTAGCACGCCTCAG GAATCAAACAAGAAAAGGCACAATCGCAGGCAAGAAGCGCTTCAGCCACTGCTCAGAAAAGAAGATGAAAAAAGACAGTTAACGGATGGACTTTTAGTAACTGGCTTACAtcaaaaaagcttaaaaagcaGCCTAACTGAAATCAGCTCAGCTAAGTGTAGCGTAGGAGGGCAACAGGCATTGCGGAGTGCACCAGAGAGAATGCAGAGGGAAAACACCTTTGAAAAAGTGGGACACGACGTACTGAAgactaaaaa AGTAAAGTCTTTGCCCAGGTCAAATGTGGGTGATTTGGATGTGTCTGAGATGGTTTTAG ATGacattgatgatgatgacgatttCCGAGAACTCTTGAAAGCTTCCTTTCAGAGAACCATCGCAGAGCACAGCTATGCTGGCCGCCCGATGGACCAACACACTGCTGTG gaaTTGAAAATGATTCTTCTTGGTTCCAGCCTAAATTGTTTTAGTGTTGAGTGGAGGAATCAGAGTTTCACATTCTCAGAAACGCATGACCTGAGATACGGAATTGTGCAGAAAAAG GGTGGTCCTTGTGGCGTTCTGGCATCCATCCAATCCTTTGTTCTAAAGAAACTTCTGTTTGAAAACATCCAAAGCAGTGATACAGGCCTTCA GAGGTTAAGACCTTCCAACACTGCCAGAAGAAAGTGTCTTGTTTTAGCTGCGTCTGAAATCCTGTGGCGGGCTGGTGAGGAAAAACAAGCCACAGTTGCAAT aaattcaGGGAGAAATCATTTCACCCCAACTGGACACTACAAATCTGAAGGAGTGCTTGAAAAG ATAACATGTTTTACGGTGGATAACATCAAGGACCTGCAGTTGATTCTGGAGCAGCATATTGAGCAG TTTGAGACTGAGGAGTTAGGATGCATGCTGTTGACCATATCTGCTGTTCTCTCTCGATCCGTTGAAAA AGTAAGGGAGGATATGGATGTGCCCACCAACACGCTCATCGGAGCCCATGGCTACTGCACTCAG GAACTGGTCAACCTGTTGCTCTGCGGCAGAGCAGTTTCTAATGTCTTTGACAATGACATGGAGTTGGACTCAGGCAATGGCAACCTGACTCTTCTAAAGGGAATTAAGGGCCACTGTGACATTGGCCTGCTGTCCTTGTTTGAACATTATAACATCTGTAAG GAGCTTACTTGA
- the nexn gene encoding nexilin isoform X1, translating to MMTHDEIKELLASSDEEEELKPAKVEKSYVPKITGSVKGKFAEMEKQRQEEERKRMEAERKRREAQDNMEKAKIKKELAKKAAEEGDDTILVRVVPAKSSRPPGRIKVNFEDMEKNREEELQKKAEEEKMRRYDENKRSFRDAKRLSVVQQEEEEKPSEKALVTPGKLKLTFEELEKERQEKRKKQAEEEAKRRLIEEKKAFEEARLGMGEDKEDTQAAQEDKEEYRPGKLRLSFEEVERQRVEEERKKAEEEAKKRMVEERRAFAEARKSMLVDEDDEVLMALLNLEGSKPGKICASFEELERQRREEEQKKAEEEAKKRLEEEKRLFVEARKNMSPGLDQERSAYGDETALDEEEAMVKSESQEALHPRKLEINFEELLKEKEQAERRRKAEERKKKMEQEKQEFEQLRQEMGEDEVNESSDVVSNEYEELTKLKRTGSIQAKDLKSKFEKIKQLTEDEIQKKIEMERARRKAIDDEIKEREAERFQEEDDERETTPVRPEESPFKQKVDMRARFQQMAKAREEEERRRIEEQKLQRMQFEQQEIDAALQKKKEDDVEDEGSIINGSAAYEDEEEHARSGAPWFKKPLKNQSVVDSEPVRFTVKITGEPKPEVTWWFEGEMLQDCEDYQYIERGETYCLYLPETFPEDEGEYMCKAVNSRGTAASTCILTIESKATLV from the exons ATGATGACGCATGACGAG ATAAAAGAACTACTCGCTTCCagtgatgaggaagaagagctGAAGCCAGCAAAGGTAGAAAAATCCTACGTCCCCAAAATTACAG GTAGCGTTAAGGGGAAGTTTgcagaaatggaaaaacaaagacaagaggaagaaaggaagaggatggaagcagagaggaagaggagggaagcTCAGGACAACATGGAAAAGGCCAAAATAAAGAAGGAACTGGCCAAGAAAgcagctgag GAAGGAGATGACACAATCCTGGTGCGGGTCGTTCCAGCAAAGTCATCACGACCTCCGGGCAGGATCAAGGTGAACTTTGAAGACATGGAAAAGAATCGAGAGGAGGAACTACAGAAGaaggcagaggaagagaagatGAGACGCTATGATGAAAACAAACGCTCCTTCAGGGATGCTAAGCGGCTCTCGGTTGTTCAACAG gaagaagaagagaagccTTCGGAGAAGGCTCTAGTGACACCTGGAAAGCTGAAGCTGACATTTGAGGAGctggagaaagaaagacaggagaagagaaagaagcagGCTGAAGAGGAAGCCAAACGCCGCCTGATAGAGGAGAAGAAAGCTTTTGAGGAGGCCAGGCTGGGAATG GGAGAAGACAAGGAGGATACTCAAGCAGCTCAGGAAGACAAGGAGGAGTATCGACCTGGAAAACTGCGGTTGAGCTTTGAAGAGGTGGAAAGGCAAAGGGTGGAAGAAGAGCGCAAGAAAGCAGAAGAGGAGGCCAAGAAACGAATggtggaggagagaagagctTTTGCTGAAGCCAGGAAGAGCATG CTTGTAGATGAGGACGATGAGGTGCTAATGGCCTTATTGAACCTGGAGGGCAGTAAGCCCGGGAAGATATGCGCCAGTTTTGAGGAGTTGGAACggcagagaagagaggaagagcagaAGAAGGCAGAGGAAGAGGCCAAGAAGAGACTGGAAGAGGAAAAGAGGCTCTTTGTTGAGGCCCGCAAGAACATG AGCCCTGGCCTGGATCAGGAAAGGTCTGCATATGGAGATGAAACA GCACTAGATGAGGAAGAAGCGATGGTGAAGAGTGAATCTCAAGAAGCACTGCACCCTAGAAAACTGGAGATCAACTTTGAAGAGCTACTGAAAGAGAAGGAGCAGGCTGAGAGGAGACGCAAGGCAGAGGAACGCAAAAAGAAAATGGAACAGGAGAAGCAGGAATTTGAGCAACTCAGACAAGAGATGGGCGAG GATGAAGTGAACGAAAGCTCAGATGTTGTGAGCAATGAGTATGAAGAACTGACCAAGCTCAAGAGGACTGGCTCCATCCAGGCCAAAGACCTCAAGTCCAAATTTGAGAAGATCAAGCAGCTGACTGAAGATGAAATTCAGAAAAAGATTGAGATGGAGAGAGCAAGGAGGAAGGCCATTGATGATGAAATTAAAGAGAGAGAAGCTGAGCGGTTCCAGGAG GAGGATGATGAAAGAGAAACGACTCCAGTGAGGCCAGAGGAGTCACCTTTCAAACAGAAGGTGGACATGCGAGCCAGATTTCAACAAATGGCCAAagccagagaggaggaggagaggaggagaataGAGGAGCAGAAGCTGCAGAGAATGCAGTTTGAGCAGCAAGAGATTGATGCTGCCCTCCAAAAA AAGAAGGAGGATGATGTGGAGGACGAGGGTAGCATCATCAATGGCTCTGCAGCTTATGAAGATGAGGAAGAGCATGCCAGGTCAGGCGCCCCGTGGTTTAAAAAGCCCCTTAAAAATCAATCAGTGGTGGACTCTGAGCCAGTTCGGTTCACCGTTAAGATCACCGGGGAGCCCAAGCCGGAGGTGACGTGGTGGTTTGAAGGAGAGATGCTCCAGGACTGTGAAGACTATCAGTATATAGAGAGAGGAGAGACGTACTGCCTCTACCTGCCAGAGACCTTCCCAGAGGACGAGGGAGAGTACATGTGCAAGGCTGTGAACAGCAGAGGCACTGCAGCAAGTACCTGCATcctcacaatagaaagtaaggCCACCTTGGTGTGA
- the nexn gene encoding nexilin isoform X3 — MTDVAQAAAVVARDMDDVTNEDEHNMSDAETKEDDVAVSEDESEKTSHVDDKASSETDKTHMNGVKHKEEVNGVAQDTEKQEDEQPGTNEDQNISDVTLKKEKLLRSRKPVTRSYVPKLNKDKADVSGKFEAMQKAREERSRQRHNEEQQKRKQQYIKEREWSRRKQQIKELLASSDEEEELKPAKVEKSYVPKITGSVKGKFAEMEKQRQEEERKRMEAERKRREAQDNMEKAKIKKELAKKAAEEGDDTILVRVVPAKSSRPPGRIKVNFEDMEKNREEELQKKAEEEKMRRYDENKRSFRDAKRLSVVQQEEEEKPSEKALVTPGKLKLTFEELEKERQEKRKKQAEEEAKRRLIEEKKAFEEARLGMGEDKEDTQAAQEDKEEYRPGKLRLSFEEVERQRVEEERKKAEEEAKKRMVEERRAFAEARKSMLVDEDDEVLMALLNLEGSKPGKICASFEELERQRREEEQKKAEEEAKKRLEEEKRLFVEARKNMSPGLDQERSAYGDETALDEEEAMVKSESQEALHPRKLEINFEELLKEKEQAERRRKAEERKKKMEQEKQEFEQLRQEMGEDEVNESSDVVSNEYEELTKLKRTGSIQAKDLKSKFEKIKQLTEDEIQKKIEMERARRKAIDDEIKEREAERFQEEDDERETTPVRPEESPFKQKVDMRARFQQMAKAREEEERRRIEEQKLQRMQFEQQEIDAALQKKKEDDVEDEGSIINGSAAYEDEEEHARSGAPWFKKPLKNQSVVDSEPVRFTVKITGEPKPEVTWWFEGEMLQDCEDYQYIERGETYCLYLPETFPEDEGEYMCKAVNSRGTAASTCILTIESKATLV; from the exons ATGACTGACGTGGCGCAGGCTGCGGCTGTAGTTGCACGCGATATGGATGATGTCACAAATGAAGACGAGCACAACATGAGCGATGCAGAAACCAAAGAAGATGATGTGGCAGTTAGTGAAGATGAAAGCGAGAAGACGTCACACGTGGATGACAAAGCGAGTAGTGAGACTGACAAGACACACATGAACGGAGTGAAACACAAAGAAGAAGTTAACGGTGTAGCACAGGACACAGAGAAACAGGAGGATGAGCAACCTGGCACAAATGAAGATCAGAATATTTCTGATGTGACACTTAAGAAAGAG AAACTCCTCCGATCCAGAAAGCCAGTGACCAGAAGCTACGTGCCAAAGCTGAACAAAGACAAGGCGGATGTGTCAGGCAAGTTTGAGGCCATGCAGAAGGCCAGGGAGGAGCGCAGCAGGCAGAGGCACAACGAGGAGCAGCAGAAGAGAAAGCAACAATATATCAAGGAGAGAGAGTGGAGTCGCAGGAAGCAGCAG ATAAAAGAACTACTCGCTTCCagtgatgaggaagaagagctGAAGCCAGCAAAGGTAGAAAAATCCTACGTCCCCAAAATTACAG GTAGCGTTAAGGGGAAGTTTgcagaaatggaaaaacaaagacaagaggaagaaaggaagaggatggaagcagagaggaagaggagggaagcTCAGGACAACATGGAAAAGGCCAAAATAAAGAAGGAACTGGCCAAGAAAgcagctgag GAAGGAGATGACACAATCCTGGTGCGGGTCGTTCCAGCAAAGTCATCACGACCTCCGGGCAGGATCAAGGTGAACTTTGAAGACATGGAAAAGAATCGAGAGGAGGAACTACAGAAGaaggcagaggaagagaagatGAGACGCTATGATGAAAACAAACGCTCCTTCAGGGATGCTAAGCGGCTCTCGGTTGTTCAACAG gaagaagaagagaagccTTCGGAGAAGGCTCTAGTGACACCTGGAAAGCTGAAGCTGACATTTGAGGAGctggagaaagaaagacaggagaagagaaagaagcagGCTGAAGAGGAAGCCAAACGCCGCCTGATAGAGGAGAAGAAAGCTTTTGAGGAGGCCAGGCTGGGAATG GGAGAAGACAAGGAGGATACTCAAGCAGCTCAGGAAGACAAGGAGGAGTATCGACCTGGAAAACTGCGGTTGAGCTTTGAAGAGGTGGAAAGGCAAAGGGTGGAAGAAGAGCGCAAGAAAGCAGAAGAGGAGGCCAAGAAACGAATggtggaggagagaagagctTTTGCTGAAGCCAGGAAGAGCATG CTTGTAGATGAGGACGATGAGGTGCTAATGGCCTTATTGAACCTGGAGGGCAGTAAGCCCGGGAAGATATGCGCCAGTTTTGAGGAGTTGGAACggcagagaagagaggaagagcagaAGAAGGCAGAGGAAGAGGCCAAGAAGAGACTGGAAGAGGAAAAGAGGCTCTTTGTTGAGGCCCGCAAGAACATG AGCCCTGGCCTGGATCAGGAAAGGTCTGCATATGGAGATGAAACA GCACTAGATGAGGAAGAAGCGATGGTGAAGAGTGAATCTCAAGAAGCACTGCACCCTAGAAAACTGGAGATCAACTTTGAAGAGCTACTGAAAGAGAAGGAGCAGGCTGAGAGGAGACGCAAGGCAGAGGAACGCAAAAAGAAAATGGAACAGGAGAAGCAGGAATTTGAGCAACTCAGACAAGAGATGGGCGAG GATGAAGTGAACGAAAGCTCAGATGTTGTGAGCAATGAGTATGAAGAACTGACCAAGCTCAAGAGGACTGGCTCCATCCAGGCCAAAGACCTCAAGTCCAAATTTGAGAAGATCAAGCAGCTGACTGAAGATGAAATTCAGAAAAAGATTGAGATGGAGAGAGCAAGGAGGAAGGCCATTGATGATGAAATTAAAGAGAGAGAAGCTGAGCGGTTCCAGGAG GAGGATGATGAAAGAGAAACGACTCCAGTGAGGCCAGAGGAGTCACCTTTCAAACAGAAGGTGGACATGCGAGCCAGATTTCAACAAATGGCCAAagccagagaggaggaggagaggaggagaataGAGGAGCAGAAGCTGCAGAGAATGCAGTTTGAGCAGCAAGAGATTGATGCTGCCCTCCAAAAA AAGAAGGAGGATGATGTGGAGGACGAGGGTAGCATCATCAATGGCTCTGCAGCTTATGAAGATGAGGAAGAGCATGCCAGGTCAGGCGCCCCGTGGTTTAAAAAGCCCCTTAAAAATCAATCAGTGGTGGACTCTGAGCCAGTTCGGTTCACCGTTAAGATCACCGGGGAGCCCAAGCCGGAGGTGACGTGGTGGTTTGAAGGAGAGATGCTCCAGGACTGTGAAGACTATCAGTATATAGAGAGAGGAGAGACGTACTGCCTCTACCTGCCAGAGACCTTCCCAGAGGACGAGGGAGAGTACATGTGCAAGGCTGTGAACAGCAGAGGCACTGCAGCAAGTACCTGCATcctcacaatagaaagtaaggCCACCTTGGTGTGA